In one Micromonospora polyrhachis genomic region, the following are encoded:
- the cysS gene encoding cysteine--tRNA ligase translates to MTLRLYDTATRSVRDFVPQEPGKVGIYLCGLTVQSPPHIGHLRSGVNYDVLRRWFLHTGYEVTFIRNITDIDDKILAKSVEQGRPFWSIAYTNEVILGAAYRTLNVLPPTYEPRATGHILEMQELIQKLIADGHAYPAEDGSGDVYFDVLSYPEYGALSGQHPEAMLSAGQRPEAMQAAGDAPDRGKRDPRDFALWKGIKPEEPADASWPSPWGPGRPGWHIECSAMCRRYLGAEFDIHGGGVDLTFPHHENEIAQSKAAGLPFARYWVHHGLLNLGETKMSKSLGNVLDLVHVAALGIRPVELRYYLVAPHYRSRIDYSDESLREAAVAYRRIEGFVRRAAERLGPGEIGGAEGVEGFGDLPAAFGAALDDDLNTSAALAVLHDTVRDGNLALADGDDAAAGTALVAVRGMLDILGVDPLDESWSGDGQEDSLRGVVDALIALALEQRTQARARKDWAAADAVRDQLKQAGVVVEDTPQGPRWTIGEQD, encoded by the coding sequence GTGACGCTACGCCTGTATGACACCGCCACCAGATCGGTGCGGGACTTCGTCCCGCAGGAACCCGGCAAGGTGGGGATCTACCTGTGTGGTCTCACCGTCCAGTCTCCGCCACACATCGGCCACCTTCGTTCCGGCGTGAACTACGACGTACTACGTCGCTGGTTCCTGCACACCGGTTACGAGGTCACGTTCATTCGCAACATCACCGACATCGACGACAAGATCCTGGCCAAGTCGGTGGAGCAGGGCCGACCGTTCTGGTCGATCGCCTACACCAACGAGGTGATCCTCGGTGCCGCCTACCGGACCCTCAACGTGCTTCCGCCGACGTACGAGCCGAGGGCGACCGGGCACATCCTGGAGATGCAGGAGCTGATCCAGAAGCTGATTGCCGACGGGCACGCCTACCCGGCCGAGGATGGCTCCGGCGACGTCTACTTCGACGTCCTGTCCTACCCCGAGTACGGTGCCCTCTCCGGCCAGCACCCGGAGGCGATGCTTTCCGCCGGTCAGCGCCCGGAGGCCATGCAGGCCGCCGGGGACGCTCCCGACCGGGGCAAACGGGACCCGCGTGACTTCGCGCTGTGGAAGGGGATCAAACCCGAGGAGCCGGCCGACGCCTCCTGGCCGTCGCCATGGGGACCCGGCCGACCGGGCTGGCACATCGAGTGCTCGGCGATGTGCCGCCGCTACCTCGGGGCCGAGTTCGACATCCACGGTGGCGGGGTCGACCTGACCTTCCCGCACCACGAGAACGAGATCGCCCAGTCGAAGGCGGCCGGGCTGCCGTTCGCCCGCTACTGGGTGCACCACGGGCTGCTCAACCTCGGCGAGACCAAGATGAGCAAATCCCTGGGCAACGTCCTCGACCTGGTGCACGTGGCCGCGCTCGGCATCCGCCCGGTCGAACTGCGCTACTACCTCGTCGCGCCGCACTACCGGTCCCGGATCGACTACTCGGACGAGTCACTACGCGAGGCCGCGGTCGCCTATCGGCGGATCGAGGGCTTCGTGCGCCGCGCGGCAGAACGCCTCGGCCCCGGCGAGATCGGCGGCGCTGAGGGCGTCGAAGGCTTCGGTGACCTTCCGGCCGCGTTCGGCGCGGCGCTGGACGACGATCTGAACACCTCGGCCGCGCTGGCCGTGCTGCACGACACCGTACGCGATGGCAATCTGGCGCTGGCCGATGGCGATGACGCCGCCGCCGGTACCGCGCTGGTGGCGGTCCGGGGGATGCTGGATATCCTCGGTGTCGACCCCCTCGACGAATCCTGGTCCGGTGACGGCCAGGAGGACAGCCTGCGCGGGGTGGTCGACGCGTTGATCGCGTTGGCGCTGGAGCAGCGTACCCAGGCTCGGGCCCGCAAGGACTGGGCTGCCGCCGATGCGGTGCGCGACCAGCTCAAGCAGGCCGGTGTGGTGGTCGAGGACACCCCGCAGGGACCCCGTTGGACAATCGGAGAGCAGGACTGA
- the rlmB gene encoding 23S rRNA (guanosine(2251)-2'-O)-methyltransferase RlmB: MAGNSQRRGRRATPKKGAAAGSGGKNRASLAGRGRTLPADERPWHKGYSGTEKLPQRTAWKQEKERRTAAEEGRAPKIGTPGSKDTTWGAGSATGKGGRGTGAGRTGGRGAAPTRGAGGRGAGGKVPTRTGPRVAPGRKSMPPRDAPELLVGRNPVLEALRANVPATALYVAQGIEIDDRVNEVVRTSADRGIAIMEISRAELDRMTGGVLHQGLGLQVPPFAYEQFEDLVAAALEQPAPLLVALDGVTDPRNLGAVIRSAAAFGAQGVFVPERRAAGITATAWRTSAGAAARVPVSQVTNLTRAIKACQQAGFIVVGLDADGETDLYDLEVAVGPLVVVVGSEGRGLSRLVGETCDLRVGIPMASTVESLNASVAAAVTLAEVARRRTAS; encoded by the coding sequence ATGGCCGGCAATTCGCAGCGCCGTGGCCGGCGTGCCACCCCCAAGAAGGGCGCCGCCGCCGGTTCCGGTGGCAAGAACCGGGCCAGCCTCGCCGGCCGGGGCAGGACTCTGCCCGCCGACGAGCGGCCGTGGCACAAGGGCTACTCGGGCACCGAGAAGCTGCCGCAGCGCACCGCCTGGAAGCAGGAGAAGGAGCGTCGCACGGCGGCCGAGGAGGGCCGGGCCCCGAAGATCGGCACGCCGGGTTCGAAGGACACCACCTGGGGTGCCGGCTCGGCCACCGGCAAGGGCGGTCGGGGTACGGGCGCTGGTCGTACCGGTGGTCGGGGTGCCGCGCCCACCCGGGGCGCGGGTGGCCGGGGTGCCGGTGGCAAGGTGCCCACCCGGACCGGGCCGCGGGTCGCACCCGGCCGTAAGTCCATGCCGCCCAGGGACGCCCCCGAGCTGCTCGTCGGGCGTAACCCTGTGCTGGAGGCGCTACGCGCGAACGTGCCAGCGACCGCACTGTACGTCGCTCAGGGCATCGAGATCGACGACCGGGTCAACGAGGTGGTCCGCACCTCGGCGGACCGGGGCATCGCGATCATGGAGATCAGCCGGGCCGAGCTGGACCGGATGACCGGTGGGGTGCTGCACCAGGGCCTGGGACTGCAGGTGCCGCCGTTCGCCTACGAGCAGTTCGAGGACCTGGTCGCGGCGGCCCTGGAACAGCCCGCCCCGCTGCTCGTCGCACTGGACGGGGTCACCGACCCGCGCAACCTCGGTGCGGTGATCCGCTCGGCGGCGGCCTTCGGTGCCCAGGGGGTCTTCGTACCGGAACGGCGGGCCGCCGGCATCACCGCCACCGCGTGGCGGACCAGCGCCGGTGCCGCCGCCCGGGTGCCGGTCAGTCAGGTGACCAACCTGACCCGGGCGATCAAGGCATGCCAGCAGGCCGGCTTCATCGTGGTCGGGTTGGACGCCGACGGCGAGACCGACCTCTACGACCTGGAGGTCGCGGTCGGTCCGCTCGTGGTGGTGGTCGGCTCGGAGGGCCGAGGGCTGTCCCGCCTGGTCGGGGAGACCTGTGACCTGCGGGTCGGCATCCCGATGGCCTCGACGGTGGAGTCGCTCAACGCCAGCGTCGCCGCCGCCGTGACGCTGGCCGAGGTGGCCCGCCGCCGTACCGCCTCCTGA